The following are encoded in a window of Carya illinoinensis cultivar Pawnee chromosome 15, C.illinoinensisPawnee_v1, whole genome shotgun sequence genomic DNA:
- the LOC122297098 gene encoding laccase-14-like, which yields MELNKIGVLFGFIGFLFFDGLLLCTAKNVHHYSFVLKETNFTRLCTTKSMFTVNGRWPGPTISVRKGDTAFVNVYNGGNYGVTIHWHGVKQPRNPWSDGPENITQCPIQPGKNFTYEVIFSDEEGTLWWHAHSDWSRATIHGAIVILPENGTSYPFATPYAEEVLILAEWFNGDVMELIENATETGADPQISDAYAINGQPGFPNNCSNETTYHFPVQYGKTYLLRVVHAGMNEEMFFGIAKHNLTVVAQDAAYIKPITTDYVMMTPGQTMDILLTADQDPSYYYIAATPFVDADVPYDSSNTSAILQYAGNYTPPSSPPYPSLPNVTDRDAADNFTSRIRALASDEHPINVPTKIDTQILITVSVNEIFCPNESCGGPNGNRLAASLNNISFLTPTIDILQAYYKNLSNVFTKDFPNKPLYAFNYTGDVGNNTLYPSLGTNVTMIDYGAAVEMVFQGTNVQTPENHPMHLHGFSFYLVGTGYGNFNETTSPETYNLVDPPEVNTIGVPKNGWATIRFIANNPGVWFMHCHLERHASWGMATVIIVKNGPTKDTSVLPILPENLPLCS from the exons ATGGAACTAAACAAGATCGGCGTGCTCTTTGGGTTTatagggtttttatttttcgATGGACTGCTGCTTTGCACGGCCAAAAACGTCCACCACTACTCCTTTGTT CTGAAGGAGACGAATTTTACAAGGTTGTGTACAACAAAGAGCATGTTCACTGTAAATGGCCGATGGCCTGGCCCAACCATTTCTGTTCGCAAAGGCGATACGGCATTTGTAAATGTTTACAATGGCGGAAATTATGGGGTCACTATTCACTg GCACGGAGTGAAGCAACCAAGGAATCCATGGTCGGATGGTCCAGAGAACATCACACAATGCCCTATTCAACCAGGAAAAAACTTCACATATGAAGTTATATTTTCAGATGAAGAAGGAACTCTTTGGTGGCATGCCCACAGCGATTGGTCCCGGGCCACCATCCACGGTGCCATTGTCATCTTACCAGAGAACGGAACCTCTTATCCATTTGCCACGCCCTATGCAGAAGAAGTGCTTATACTtg CGGAATGGTTCAATGGAGATGTCATGGAATTAATTGAAAATGCTACAGAAACAGGAGCTGATCCACAGATATCAGATGCCTACGCTATCAATGGTCAGCCAGGATTTCCAAATAATTGCTCTAATG AAACAACATATCATTTCCCAGTCCAATATGGAAAGACATATCTTCTCCGTGTTGTTCATGCTGGGATGAATGAAGAAATGTTCTTTGGAATAGCAAAACACAACCTCACTGTTGTTGCCCAAGATGCCGCATACATAAAGCCCATAACCACCGATTACGTCATGATGACCCCAGGGCAAACAATGGACATCTTGCTCACAGCAGACCAAGATCCTAGCTACTATTACATAGCTGCAACACCTTTCGTTGATGCTGATGTTCCATACGATAGTTCCAACACTTCGGCAATTCTGCAATATGCGGGAAATTATACTCCCCCATCCTCTCCTCCATATCCTTCCCTTCCTAATGTTACTGATAGGGATGCTGCAGACAACTTCACAAGTCGAATAAGGGCCTTGGCAAGTGATGAGCACCCCATCAATGTCCCAACAAAAATCGACACGCAAATTTTAATTACAGTTTCTGTAAATGAGATATTTTGCCCTAATGAATCTTGTGGGGGTCCAAATGGTAACAGGCTGGCTGCAAGCTTAAACAACATTAGTTTCCTAACTCCAACAATTGATATCCTGCAAGCGTATTACAA AAACTTGTCGAACGTGTTCACCAAAGATTTCCCCAATAAGCCACTCTATGCTTTTAACTACACGGGAGATGTGGGAAACAACACATTATATCCAAGCCTAGGGACAAATGTTACGATGATAGATTATGGGGCGGCAGTGGAAATGGTGTTCCAAGGAACTAATGTTCAGACTCCAGAGAATCATCCGATGCATCTCCATGGTTTTAGTTTCTATTTGGTAGGGACGGGCTATGGCAATTTCAATGAGACCACTTCTCCGGAAACATATAATTTGGTGGATCCACCTGAAGTTAACACCATTGGTGTTCCAAAGAATGGGTGGGCTACAATTAGATTTATTGCCAATAATCCTG GGGTTTGGTTTATGCACTGTCATTTGGAACGACATGCTTCTTGGGGTATGGCCACTGTTATCATTGTGAAGAATGGACCCACAAAGGATACAAGCGTCCTCCCAATACTCCCAGAAAATTTGCCTCTTTGTTCTTAG